In Streptomyces sp. NBC_00569, a single genomic region encodes these proteins:
- a CDS encoding ACP S-malonyltransferase yields MDEMTGPRLALVFPGQGAQQAGMGRPWASSPGWFLAERASEVSGRDVVELLLRADDAYLRRTDNAQLATFVLEMVILSELRQVLPAAGRPLVCAGHSLGEYAALVAAGVIGFEDGVRLVAARGEAMRKACADAPGTMAVVLGLSAGELEKAAAYVREDGGRVWVANLNSPQQTVLSGEAEAVERCSAVAVELGAARVVSIPVGGAFHTPLMAPAAVSFERALARTEFLHGFAPVVANVDARPYRGSDGWPELLRRQLTSPVRWTDSVRTMADELHCDMFVEIGPGRTLTGLARKTAPRVSRLTVGEPGQLPAVPAPLPSTPTRSVA; encoded by the coding sequence ATGGACGAGATGACAGGTCCGCGATTGGCTCTGGTGTTTCCGGGGCAGGGCGCGCAGCAGGCGGGAATGGGCCGGCCATGGGCGTCGAGCCCCGGCTGGTTCCTGGCCGAGCGGGCGAGCGAGGTGTCCGGGCGTGACGTGGTGGAACTGCTGCTCCGCGCCGACGACGCGTATCTGCGGCGCACCGACAACGCGCAGCTCGCCACGTTCGTCCTGGAGATGGTGATCCTGAGCGAGCTGCGGCAGGTCCTGCCCGCCGCGGGCCGCCCCCTGGTGTGCGCGGGCCACAGCCTCGGCGAGTACGCGGCGCTCGTCGCGGCCGGTGTCATCGGTTTCGAGGACGGCGTACGGCTCGTCGCGGCGCGCGGCGAGGCGATGCGCAAGGCGTGCGCGGACGCGCCCGGCACGATGGCCGTGGTCCTCGGGCTGTCCGCCGGTGAACTGGAGAAGGCCGCCGCGTATGTGCGCGAGGACGGCGGCCGGGTCTGGGTCGCAAATCTCAACTCGCCGCAGCAGACGGTCCTTTCGGGCGAGGCCGAGGCTGTGGAGCGGTGCTCGGCGGTGGCCGTGGAGCTGGGGGCGGCGCGGGTCGTGTCGATCCCGGTGGGCGGCGCCTTCCATACGCCGCTGATGGCCCCGGCGGCCGTGTCGTTCGAGCGGGCGCTCGCGAGGACCGAGTTCCTGCACGGCTTCGCGCCGGTCGTGGCGAACGTCGATGCCCGCCCCTACCGCGGTTCCGACGGCTGGCCCGAGCTCCTGAGGCGGCAGCTGACGTCCCCGGTGCGCTGGACGGACTCGGTGCGCACGATGGCCGACGAGCTGCACTGCGACATGTTCGTCGAGATCGGTCCCGGCCGTACGCTCACGGGCCTGGCCCGCAAGACCGCGCCGCGCGTCTCCCGGCTCACGGTCGGCGAACCGGGGCAGCTGCCCGCGGTGCCGGCTCCGCTTCCGTCGACGCCGACCCGGAGCGTGGCATGA
- a CDS encoding acyl carrier protein yields the protein MTQQTVASAAGYHEQVSRIVIEELELEEGELTDSGHFIDDYDSDSLSLITVVSRIEKELGVAIPKDTLGDLVNVRLLVDAVVQHAADQQAGESANG from the coding sequence ATGACTCAGCAGACCGTGGCGTCGGCGGCCGGCTACCACGAGCAGGTGAGCCGGATCGTCATCGAGGAACTCGAACTGGAAGAGGGAGAGCTGACGGACAGCGGTCATTTCATCGACGACTACGACAGCGACTCGCTCTCCCTCATCACCGTGGTCTCCCGAATAGAGAAGGAATTGGGAGTTGCCATTCCGAAGGACACCCTCGGTGATCTGGTGAATGTGCGCCTCCTCGTCGACGCCGTTGTGCAGCACGCCGCGGACCAGCAGGCGGGGGAGAGCGCGAATGGCTGA
- a CDS encoding beta-ketoacyl-[acyl-carrier-protein] synthase family protein, translated as MADTAGAARPSRRVVITGLGAVSPVGIGADVFAAAVRAGVDGTAPIESFDASAFPRRKAGEVLDFEPADHLKRLDPPRWGRSGLLAAAAARLAVADAGIDEEQLDTARAGAVMGTTSGESAVVQALAEQWIEGGLASIDGELAGQTPASRIANAVSAELRLTGETQTIPTACSASNYALGYAYDLVRSGEAEVMLAGGADAVNRLTHAGFYALGAMAEDVPRPFAADRSGIVTGEGGAVLVLETYEHAVARGARMYAEILGYAANCDAAHMVHPDATSIAAGIRAAHEAAGVEPEQIDYICAHGTGTPTNDSTEVAAAREVFGDRIPPISSIKSMLGHTMGAASGFGAIACCKAFEQDFLPPTANVTEPDPALGEGVDCVPGVGREARLDIVQNHGFAFGGNNVITILGRVS; from the coding sequence ATGGCTGACACCGCCGGTGCGGCGCGCCCCTCGCGCCGCGTCGTCATCACCGGACTCGGCGCGGTGTCGCCCGTCGGCATCGGCGCCGACGTCTTCGCCGCGGCCGTCCGGGCGGGCGTCGACGGCACCGCCCCCATCGAGTCCTTCGACGCGAGCGCCTTCCCGCGCCGCAAGGCCGGCGAAGTCCTCGACTTCGAGCCCGCCGACCACCTCAAGCGGCTCGACCCGCCGCGCTGGGGTCGCAGCGGCCTGCTCGCGGCGGCCGCCGCCCGGCTCGCCGTCGCCGACGCGGGCATCGACGAGGAGCAGCTCGACACGGCCCGCGCGGGCGCCGTCATGGGCACCACCAGCGGCGAGTCCGCGGTCGTCCAGGCCCTCGCCGAGCAGTGGATCGAGGGCGGTCTCGCCTCGATCGACGGCGAACTCGCGGGCCAGACACCGGCGTCCAGGATCGCCAACGCGGTCAGCGCCGAGCTGCGCCTCACCGGCGAGACGCAGACCATCCCGACGGCCTGCTCCGCCTCCAACTACGCGCTCGGCTACGCCTACGACCTGGTGCGCAGCGGCGAGGCCGAGGTGATGCTCGCGGGCGGCGCCGACGCCGTCAACCGCCTCACCCACGCCGGGTTCTACGCGCTCGGCGCGATGGCCGAGGACGTGCCGCGGCCCTTCGCCGCCGACCGCTCCGGCATCGTCACCGGCGAGGGCGGCGCCGTCCTCGTCCTGGAGACGTACGAGCACGCCGTGGCGCGCGGCGCCCGGATGTACGCGGAGATCCTCGGCTACGCGGCCAACTGCGACGCCGCCCACATGGTGCACCCCGACGCGACCAGCATCGCCGCGGGCATCAGGGCCGCGCACGAGGCGGCCGGCGTCGAGCCCGAGCAGATCGACTACATCTGCGCGCACGGCACCGGCACACCGACGAACGACTCCACCGAGGTGGCCGCCGCCCGCGAGGTGTTCGGCGACCGCATCCCGCCGATCAGCTCCATCAAGTCGATGCTCGGCCACACCATGGGCGCCGCGTCCGGCTTCGGCGCGATCGCCTGCTGCAAGGCGTTCGAGCAGGACTTCCTGCCGCCCACGGCCAACGTCACCGAGCCCGACCCGGCGCTCGGCGAGGGCGTGGACTGCGTGCCCGGCGTCGGCCGCGAGGCCCGCCTGGACATCGTGCAGAACCACGGGTTCGCCTTCGGCGGGAACAACGTCATCACCATCCTGGGGAGGGTCTCGTGA
- a CDS encoding beta-ketoacyl synthase N-terminal-like domain-containing protein, producing MTTATATAGTTAVATAAPLYVTGAGVVSAAGYGLAPLGELLLGQGEPERSPVGADADAYPPRPVRAVHGFDVKTHLGRKGTKYLDRLTSFGLVACKEVLEGAEVSGGRTGVVLATNTGSVSTHSSLLYDTLTLEKPYLVNPGQFPNTVMNSTSGQIAIRNGLRGLNATVAGGQTASLLAFRHARLALGLGRAERLLVGGVEELSAPAAWAWHRTGVLRDDAALGEGAAVFTVQQDPAEGALAELLACEVRFTPDPRQYAEGLANVVSRALDRSGVRPEEVTAVSLGAAHHRGLERIEERGVRAALGGELPRAVRVADVLGETYSASGALQLAALLALWQAEPPASPVTALVTSVGRDGNAAALVVRSPR from the coding sequence GTGACGACCGCGACTGCGACCGCGGGCACCACCGCCGTCGCGACCGCCGCACCGCTCTACGTCACCGGCGCCGGGGTCGTCTCCGCGGCCGGGTACGGACTCGCCCCGCTCGGTGAACTCCTGCTCGGTCAGGGTGAGCCGGAAAGGAGCCCGGTCGGCGCGGACGCCGACGCGTACCCGCCGCGCCCCGTCCGCGCCGTCCACGGCTTCGACGTCAAGACGCACCTGGGCCGCAAGGGCACCAAGTACCTCGACCGGCTCACCTCCTTCGGCCTGGTGGCCTGCAAAGAGGTGCTCGAAGGGGCGGAGGTGAGCGGCGGCCGTACCGGCGTGGTGCTCGCCACCAACACCGGCTCCGTGTCGACACACAGCTCCCTCCTGTACGACACGCTGACCCTGGAGAAGCCGTACCTGGTGAACCCGGGCCAGTTCCCGAACACCGTCATGAACAGCACCTCCGGGCAGATCGCCATCCGCAACGGCCTGCGCGGCCTGAACGCGACCGTCGCCGGCGGTCAGACCGCCTCGCTGCTCGCGTTCCGGCACGCACGCCTCGCGCTCGGCCTCGGCCGCGCCGAACGGCTCCTCGTCGGCGGCGTGGAGGAACTGAGCGCCCCGGCGGCCTGGGCGTGGCACCGCACCGGGGTGCTCCGCGACGACGCGGCGCTCGGTGAGGGCGCGGCCGTCTTCACCGTTCAGCAGGACCCTGCGGAGGGGGCCCTGGCCGAACTCCTCGCGTGCGAGGTGCGGTTCACGCCGGACCCGCGGCAGTACGCCGAAGGTCTCGCGAACGTCGTCTCGCGGGCCCTCGACCGCAGCGGGGTCCGCCCCGAGGAGGTGACGGCCGTCTCCCTCGGCGCCGCCCACCACCGCGGCCTGGAGCGGATCGAGGAGCGCGGCGTGCGGGCCGCGCTGGGGGGCGAACTGCCGCGTGCCGTACGGGTCGCCGATGTGCTCGGCGAGACGTACAGCGCCAGTGGCGCGCTGCAGCTCGCCGCCCTCCTCGCCCTGTGGCAGGCCGAGCCGCCGGCCTCACCGGTGACGGCGCTCGTCACCTCCGTGGGCCGGGACGGCAACGCCGCGGCCCTGGTGGTGCGCAGCCCCCGCTGA
- a CDS encoding FAS1-like dehydratase domain-containing protein: protein MPAATFDPACAGRTYPPTEPYEVGREKIREFAAVLGAPAGDGAVAPPTFPIVLSLHVMKQILDDPDLGFDFARAVHRDQRFESVRPVRAGDRLTVTVEIVTAGTVDGNDVVTLRGHLREADGGAPVCTTTSTLVSRMEKAV, encoded by the coding sequence ATGCCCGCCGCCACCTTCGACCCGGCCTGCGCAGGCCGCACCTACCCGCCCACCGAGCCGTACGAAGTGGGCCGCGAGAAGATCAGGGAGTTCGCCGCCGTCCTCGGGGCGCCGGCCGGTGACGGCGCCGTCGCGCCGCCCACCTTCCCCATCGTGCTGTCCCTGCACGTCATGAAGCAGATCCTCGACGACCCGGACCTCGGCTTCGACTTCGCGCGGGCCGTCCACCGCGACCAGCGCTTCGAGTCGGTCCGCCCGGTGCGCGCCGGGGACCGGCTCACCGTCACCGTCGAGATCGTCACCGCCGGGACGGTCGACGGGAACGACGTCGTCACCCTGCGCGGACACCTGCGCGAGGCGGACGGCGGCGCGCCCGTGTGCACGACGACCTCGACCCTCGTCTCCCGTATGGAGAAAGCCGTATGA
- a CDS encoding MaoC/PaaZ C-terminal domain-containing protein, with the protein MSQVPRPGDRLPTRTFRYTRERLVAYAAASGDHNPIHWSDSRAAAVGLPGVIAHGMLGMGVAATAVTRWAGERATLIEYGTRFTRPVLVPDTADGVDLTVDGTVGDVREDGTVRVDLTVRCAEQKVLARTRAVLAYDR; encoded by the coding sequence ATGAGCCAGGTACCGCGGCCCGGCGACCGGCTGCCCACCCGCACCTTCCGCTACACCCGCGAGCGGCTCGTGGCCTACGCCGCCGCGTCCGGCGACCACAACCCCATCCACTGGTCCGACTCCCGCGCCGCCGCGGTGGGCCTGCCCGGCGTCATCGCGCACGGCATGCTCGGCATGGGCGTCGCCGCGACCGCCGTCACCCGGTGGGCGGGCGAGCGGGCCACCCTCATCGAGTACGGCACCCGCTTCACCCGTCCGGTCCTCGTCCCCGACACCGCCGACGGTGTGGACCTCACCGTCGACGGCACCGTGGGCGACGTCAGGGAAGACGGGACGGTTCGGGTCGATCTGACGGTGCGCTGTGCGGAGCAGAAGGTGCTGGCGCGGACGCGCGCGGTGCTGGCGTACGACCGATAG
- a CDS encoding MFS transporter, which translates to MRAKGAAWALIATSLPMFMVAVDNLVVTNALTVISRDLGVRQSGLQWVVNGYILAFAGLLLAGAALGDRIGRRRVFVWGIGLFTVASAACALSDSAGLLVAARVVQGAGAAAVLPVSLTLAVAAVAPERRPLAVGVWGGVNGLGIALGPMAGGLVTQGLDWHWIFWINVPVGAVALPLALWAIRESKGAPRRLDVPGIAFVTGAVVAAVWGIVQAADSGWTAVRPLAGLAVSAALFAGFTWWQRRTPTPLAPLHLYRVRPFMLSNALALTMYFGVFGAIFFLAQFMQGPMGYSPFEAGLRTLPWTAAPMVIVPLASALVGRVGGGPLQAAGCLLQAVALVWLALISKPGLAYGQMVGAMVLAGVGMGLVFAANPATVIGSVAEHEHNLASGVNNTIREFGGALGIAVLTAVYTHGGLRSAVLTGAAVVFAGAFAGLAIGRTPAPRASAPAPSAPHSAPSDRPEPSRLP; encoded by the coding sequence GTGCGAGCCAAGGGGGCGGCGTGGGCGCTGATCGCGACCTCGCTGCCCATGTTCATGGTGGCCGTCGACAACCTCGTCGTGACCAACGCGCTGACCGTCATCTCCCGGGACCTGGGGGTGCGCCAGTCCGGCCTCCAGTGGGTCGTCAACGGATACATCCTGGCGTTCGCGGGGCTGCTGCTCGCGGGCGCCGCTCTCGGCGACCGGATCGGCCGGCGGCGCGTCTTCGTGTGGGGCATCGGGCTCTTCACCGTCGCGTCCGCGGCGTGCGCGCTCTCCGACTCGGCGGGCCTGCTCGTCGCCGCCCGCGTCGTGCAGGGGGCGGGGGCCGCCGCCGTCCTGCCGGTCTCGCTGACGCTGGCCGTCGCGGCCGTCGCCCCGGAGCGCAGGCCGCTCGCGGTCGGCGTGTGGGGCGGCGTCAACGGCCTGGGCATCGCGCTCGGCCCGATGGCCGGCGGCCTGGTCACACAGGGCCTCGACTGGCACTGGATCTTCTGGATCAACGTGCCGGTGGGGGCGGTCGCCCTCCCCCTCGCCCTGTGGGCGATCCGGGAGTCCAAGGGCGCGCCGCGCCGTCTCGACGTGCCGGGCATCGCGTTCGTCACGGGTGCGGTGGTGGCGGCCGTGTGGGGCATCGTGCAGGCGGCCGACAGCGGCTGGACCGCGGTGCGTCCGCTGGCCGGACTCGCCGTGTCCGCCGCGCTGTTCGCCGGCTTCACCTGGTGGCAGCGGCGCACCCCGACGCCTCTCGCGCCGCTGCACCTCTACCGCGTGCGCCCGTTCATGCTGAGCAACGCGCTGGCCCTGACGATGTACTTCGGGGTGTTCGGCGCGATCTTCTTCCTGGCGCAGTTCATGCAGGGGCCGATGGGCTACTCGCCGTTCGAGGCGGGTCTGCGTACGCTGCCGTGGACCGCGGCGCCGATGGTGATCGTTCCGCTGGCCAGCGCGCTGGTCGGGCGGGTGGGCGGCGGGCCGCTCCAGGCGGCGGGGTGTCTGCTCCAGGCGGTCGCGCTGGTGTGGCTGGCGCTGATCTCGAAGCCCGGTCTGGCGTATGGGCAGATGGTCGGCGCGATGGTTCTCGCGGGCGTCGGCATGGGTCTCGTCTTCGCCGCGAACCCGGCGACGGTCATCGGCTCGGTCGCGGAGCACGAGCACAATCTCGCGTCCGGCGTGAACAACACGATCCGCGAGTTCGGCGGCGCCCTCGGCATCGCCGTCCTGACCGCCGTGTACACGCACGGCGGCCTCCGCAGCGCGGTGCTGACGGGGGCCGCCGTGGTGTTCGCCGGGGCGTTCGCGGGGCTCGCTATCGGTCGTACGCCAGCACCGCGCGCGTCCGCGCCAGCACCTTCTGCTCCGCACAGCGCACCGTCAGATCGACCCGAACCGTCCCGTCTTCCCTGA
- a CDS encoding ester cyclase, which yields MSDATVLEIAQQMGKIFNDLDEKVAHELVAPGFVDYEAPPGTPGGPSGYLGTARWMNSVFSEASWDHIDSFADGDKAVIRVRFTGIHTGDFLGFEGTGNKVDVEHIHIYRVGDDGLVHEHWACRQDLFLLAQIGAVELKLPPAGTQA from the coding sequence ATGTCCGACGCCACCGTTCTGGAGATCGCCCAGCAGATGGGCAAGATCTTCAACGACCTCGACGAGAAGGTCGCCCATGAGCTGGTCGCCCCCGGCTTCGTCGACTACGAGGCCCCGCCCGGCACCCCCGGCGGCCCCTCCGGCTACCTCGGCACCGCCCGCTGGATGAACTCCGTGTTCTCCGAGGCGAGCTGGGACCACATCGACTCGTTCGCCGACGGCGACAAGGCCGTCATCCGGGTGCGCTTCACCGGCATCCACACCGGCGACTTCCTCGGCTTCGAGGGCACCGGCAACAAGGTCGACGTCGAGCACATCCACATCTACCGCGTCGGTGACGACGGTCTGGTGCACGAGCACTGGGCCTGCCGCCAGGACCTGTTCCTGCTGGCCCAGATCGGCGCCGTCGAGCTGAAGCTGCCGCCGGCGGGCACGCAGGCGTAA
- the fabG gene encoding 3-oxoacyl-ACP reductase FabG yields MSRSVLVTGGNRGIGLATARALAGQGDKVAVTYRTGEPPEGLFGVRCDVTDPESVRRAVDEARIQHGPIQVLVSNAGITRDELLVGMEDDDFRAVIETNLMSAVTVAKEVVPDMLKARWGRVVLMSSMSAMAGAPGQTNYAASKAGLIGFGRSLAREVGRRNITVNIVSPGLIETDMVKDVTDARRQHVLGQTSLFRAGTPDEVAAAVRFLASEEASYVTAAILPVTGGLGVGH; encoded by the coding sequence GTGAGCCGTTCCGTGCTCGTCACCGGCGGGAACCGGGGCATCGGCCTCGCCACCGCCCGCGCCCTGGCCGGACAGGGCGACAAGGTCGCCGTCACGTACCGCACCGGTGAGCCGCCCGAGGGCCTGTTCGGGGTGCGCTGCGACGTGACGGACCCCGAGTCCGTCCGGCGCGCGGTCGACGAGGCCCGCATCCAGCACGGGCCGATCCAGGTGCTCGTCTCCAACGCCGGGATCACCCGCGACGAGCTGCTCGTCGGTATGGAGGACGACGACTTCCGCGCGGTCATCGAGACGAACCTGATGTCGGCGGTGACCGTCGCCAAGGAGGTCGTGCCGGACATGCTCAAGGCCCGCTGGGGCCGGGTCGTCCTCATGTCCTCGATGAGCGCGATGGCGGGTGCCCCCGGCCAGACCAACTACGCCGCGTCCAAGGCCGGGTTGATCGGTTTCGGCCGCTCGCTCGCCCGCGAGGTGGGCCGCCGCAACATCACGGTCAACATCGTCTCGCCCGGCCTGATCGAGACCGACATGGTCAAGGACGTCACCGACGCCCGGCGTCAGCACGTCCTCGGCCAGACGTCCCTGTTCCGGGCCGGCACCCCGGACGAGGTCGCCGCCGCCGTCCGCTTCCTGGCGAGCGAGGAGGCCTCGTACGTCACGGCGGCGATCCTCCCGGTCACGGGCGGCCTCGGCGTCGGCCACTGA
- a CDS encoding HAD family hydrolase encodes MSSTQDARAPRRLAVWTDFGGVLTPPIAHTMGTFCTSQGIDPQALQQALGKVTARYGTSDIMEPIDTPLVSEEEWLAQVSEVLAADHGVTGVRLTTLADAWFDGRETNHAWVAALRTARERGAFVGMLSNMVPTWDAHWRRMVDPAELFDDVLLSFEVGRRKPSPGMFALAAERAGVPAENCVLVDDLAHNCAGAEAAGWQAIHFTGTAEAAERLDALLPAALSPTPRS; translated from the coding sequence GTGAGCAGCACGCAGGACGCGCGGGCGCCCCGGCGCCTCGCCGTCTGGACCGACTTCGGCGGGGTCCTCACCCCGCCGATCGCCCACACGATGGGCACGTTCTGCACCTCGCAGGGCATCGACCCGCAGGCCCTCCAGCAGGCGCTCGGCAAGGTGACCGCCCGCTACGGCACGAGCGACATCATGGAGCCGATCGACACCCCTCTCGTCTCCGAGGAGGAGTGGCTCGCGCAGGTCTCCGAGGTGCTAGCAGCCGACCACGGTGTGACCGGCGTGCGCCTGACGACGCTGGCCGACGCCTGGTTCGACGGGCGGGAGACCAACCACGCGTGGGTGGCGGCGCTGCGCACGGCGCGCGAGCGCGGCGCGTTCGTCGGGATGCTCTCCAACATGGTGCCGACCTGGGACGCGCACTGGCGCCGCATGGTCGATCCGGCGGAGCTCTTCGACGACGTCCTGCTGTCCTTCGAGGTCGGCCGGCGCAAGCCGTCGCCCGGCATGTTCGCCCTCGCCGCCGAGCGGGCCGGGGTACCGGCCGAGAACTGTGTGCTCGTCGACGACCTTGCGCACAACTGCGCGGGTGCGGAGGCGGCCGGATGGCAGGCGATCCACTTCACCGGCACGGCCGAGGCGGCGGAGCGGCTCGACGCCCTCCTGCCGGCGGCCCTGTCCCCCACCCCTAGGAGCTGA
- a CDS encoding AfsA-related hotdog domain-containing protein → MTTHVAPEIPSAPAELSYGRTVDRSLVHRAAVSEVFVTDIRALAAKKVRSAVQLPLTHGYYSDHVQRPAVYDALLLLESGRQAAIAGSHAHIGLSKGTTMIVDTFRLDLYGLKELVVGPEPGRLRIDTEYIGQPTRRGRYRKGKVAQRYFVDDTEVGEHEMDVLFLNQHENEVLRHAQRGTPAPLTSDFCDHGAAADDTWQAEPARVGRGNPLNVVLSRPETSPAAVSAEVTPRFDNRALFDHVYDHLPAMTLVEAARQLALLSTGEPRTTYAVGFEARFSRFAELDEPVHAEAPRTRADGGRTQTPVRFLQGDAEIAHVTVTVAPGSEL, encoded by the coding sequence ATGACCACACACGTGGCTCCGGAGATTCCTTCGGCGCCCGCCGAACTCAGTTACGGGCGCACCGTCGACCGCTCCCTGGTCCACCGGGCCGCGGTCTCCGAGGTCTTCGTCACGGACATCAGAGCGCTGGCCGCCAAGAAGGTCCGCTCCGCGGTCCAACTCCCGCTCACCCACGGCTACTACAGCGACCATGTGCAGCGGCCGGCGGTCTACGACGCGCTGTTGCTCCTGGAGTCGGGCCGGCAGGCGGCCATCGCGGGGTCGCACGCGCACATCGGGCTGTCCAAGGGCACCACGATGATCGTCGACACGTTCCGGCTCGACCTGTACGGGCTCAAGGAACTGGTCGTCGGCCCGGAGCCCGGCCGGCTGCGCATCGACACCGAGTACATCGGGCAGCCGACGCGGCGCGGCCGCTACCGCAAGGGCAAGGTCGCCCAGCGCTACTTCGTCGACGACACCGAGGTCGGCGAGCACGAGATGGACGTGCTGTTCCTCAACCAGCACGAGAACGAGGTCCTGCGGCACGCCCAGCGCGGCACACCCGCCCCGCTCACCTCGGACTTCTGCGACCACGGGGCCGCGGCGGACGACACCTGGCAGGCCGAGCCCGCCCGGGTGGGCCGCGGCAACCCGCTGAACGTCGTCCTGTCCCGCCCCGAGACGTCCCCCGCCGCGGTCTCGGCCGAGGTCACCCCGCGCTTCGACAACCGCGCGCTGTTCGACCACGTCTACGACCACCTGCCCGCGATGACGCTCGTCGAGGCGGCGCGGCAGCTGGCCCTGCTGTCCACGGGCGAGCCGCGGACGACGTACGCCGTCGGGTTCGAGGCGCGCTTCTCACGGTTCGCGGAGCTCGACGAGCCGGTGCACGCCGAGGCGCCGCGGACGCGCGCGGACGGCGGCCGGACGCAGACCCCCGTGCGCTTCCTCCAGGGCGACGCCGAGATCGCGCACGTCACCGTCACCGTCGCACCCGGGAGTGAGCTGTGA
- a CDS encoding MerR family transcriptional regulator: protein MRIGELARRTGVPVPTIKYYSREGLLPPGERTSPNQVAYDDSHVRRLKLIRAMLEVGGLSIAAARDVLSEVDSPTRTVHGMLGVAQSAVTRAAVERGTDEDRERAEGEVRELVLRHGWAAKPENPGWQALVQIVLTYRDLDRGDLLTLLDKYAAAAGELAVAELGALADVPSADGKVEGVVLGTVLGDAAMAALRRIAQEDASGRIRSGHRHSA from the coding sequence ATGCGTATCGGAGAGCTGGCGCGGCGTACCGGAGTTCCGGTCCCCACCATCAAGTACTACTCGCGCGAGGGCCTGTTGCCCCCGGGTGAGCGCACCAGCCCGAACCAGGTCGCGTACGACGATTCCCATGTCCGCAGGCTCAAGCTGATCCGGGCGATGCTGGAGGTCGGCGGCCTGTCCATCGCGGCCGCACGCGATGTCCTGTCCGAGGTCGACTCCCCGACCCGCACGGTCCACGGCATGCTCGGCGTCGCCCAGTCCGCGGTGACCAGGGCCGCCGTCGAGCGGGGCACCGACGAGGACCGGGAGCGGGCCGAGGGCGAGGTCCGTGAGCTCGTGCTCCGGCACGGCTGGGCGGCCAAGCCGGAGAACCCCGGCTGGCAGGCGCTCGTCCAGATCGTGCTGACCTACCGCGACCTCGACCGGGGCGACCTGCTCACCCTGCTCGACAAGTACGCCGCCGCGGCGGGGGAGTTGGCGGTCGCCGAGCTCGGGGCGCTCGCCGATGTGCCCAGCGCCGACGGCAAGGTCGAGGGCGTCGTCCTCGGCACGGTCCTCGGCGACGCGGCCATGGCGGCCCTGCGCCGGATCGCCCAGGAGGACGCCTCCGGCCGGATCCGCAGCGGGCACAGGCACAGCGCGTAG
- a CDS encoding class I SAM-dependent methyltransferase has protein sequence MTQVAMTDVTLFLREFARTRRDTGAIAPSSPLLARALTRYVIPSPGRARAVLEVGPGTGAVTRHIRASLGALDTLDLVEANPRFAELLHRDYGGDERVRLLTGLVQEHELGSYDTVVCGLPFANFDAGTVDDIFGRLLAALRPGGTLSFFAYAGMPPLRRVFTTGGARERTLAVQAVVGRTLDRHRFRTETVFGNLPPAHVHHLAPVAPLPAYAG, from the coding sequence ATGACGCAGGTGGCCATGACCGATGTGACGCTGTTCCTCCGAGAGTTCGCCCGCACCCGCCGGGACACCGGGGCCATCGCGCCCAGCAGTCCCCTGCTGGCGCGGGCCCTGACCCGCTACGTGATCCCCAGTCCCGGCCGCGCCCGCGCGGTGCTCGAGGTCGGCCCCGGCACGGGTGCCGTGACCCGGCACATCAGGGCCTCGCTCGGCGCCCTGGACACCCTCGACCTGGTCGAGGCGAACCCCCGCTTCGCCGAGCTCCTGCACCGCGACTACGGCGGCGACGAGCGGGTGCGGCTGCTCACCGGACTCGTGCAGGAGCACGAGCTGGGGAGCTACGACACCGTCGTGTGCGGGCTGCCGTTCGCCAACTTCGACGCGGGCACCGTCGACGACATCTTCGGCCGGCTCCTTGCGGCGCTGCGCCCCGGCGGCACGCTGTCGTTCTTCGCGTACGCGGGGATGCCCCCGCTGCGCCGGGTGTTCACGACGGGCGGGGCGCGCGAACGGACCCTCGCGGTGCAGGCCGTCGTCGGGCGGACCCTGGACCGGCACCGGTTCCGTACGGAGACGGTGTTCGGGAATCTGCCGCCCGCCCATGTGCACCATCTGGCGCCAGTGGCGCCGCTGCCGGCGTACGCCGGGTGA